The nucleotide window ctttctgaattagtgttttcatttttgggtggtaaatactcagtaatggACTACTGgattatatgtttaattttttgaggaacctacataatgttttccacagtggttgcatcaatgggaaattttttttataccCAAGATATACCATGGTTTTcacttttgaaaactgaaataatttatacTCTGGGAGGTCAAAATCCTACAATAGCATACTGGAGGAAGACTGAGGGAAAAAATCACCtaagagagaaattaattttaataaatcattttagtTTTCTCAACAATTATTAAACTTATTGCTTGAATcaatttctttaaagtaaaagCATACCTCATTCTGTAAAGcactgttttccatttgtttctgtttcagGGCCAACATGACCTGATCTCTCTCCTGTTGAAACTTAACTGTCTTCTCCTGCATTGACTTAACTGCATTTAAAAGCTGATTTAACTCCCCAGTCTTGCCCTTTTGGAAAGAAATAACATTagctttaagaaaaatacatttaaaaagacacattttcttcattaaataataaattttgagGTACAGTTAACCAAATCAAGGTCATCAAAACAGAGTCTGAGAAACTGCCgaagcctaaggagacatgacaactaaatataaTGTGTTCTCCTGGATGGCCTCCTGACAGAAAGAAGACATGTGGTAATTttgatggtaaaaaaaaaaaaaaggaaattcaaataaagtagGAACTTAAGTTAATggtaatatatcaatattggtgAATTAGTTGTTACAAATGTATCATAGTAATCTAAGATGTTACCAAACAAGGGAAACGGGGTATGAGGCATATGAGAACTCTACTAAATCTTTGCAACTTTTCAAATAAACTATTCGGGAAGAAAAAGTTTATTAGAAATGTTCttaaaagaattctttctctgtaataaaataaaatcttttaaaaaatgtttttaaaagaattcaaaagatACAATCTCTTCAAATCTACCCTGTACAACAAAGTGTTCACAGATCCCAAAGTCAGTCAAAAGAGTATGAGAGAGAGTTATTGTGTGCATTCATTCATCAGGCATGCACAACTGTTCCACAGAAAGTATAAGTCGCTGGAAAAGAAGACAGGGAAGTCATTTcaacacttctgttttctaaagaaaaacaataattgcTACTAAAgtcttcttttctatttaagtTAATCTGTGGCTAAAAATGTCTGGAAAGATCTAGTAATTTAGGGGAGAAATCTCCAGGTACCTCCGAGgaaaatttatttagaatgaaatCCTAAGACTCTGAAGAGTATTTCTGAATGAACAACTTCACATTTCCCTTTGAACACAATTATATATCACCAACCCACTGGAAAATCTCCTCCACCCCAATCTTCCTGTATAAAATTCCATCCCCAACAtacctgctctttttctttcagtagcTGCTCAAACGCGAGAGCCTTTTCCTTCATTGAATGGCACTCAAACTCTTTTTCTCGAAGCATCATGGAAAACTTCGTATTAGTCTCCTGTAATGCTTGATATTCCGTTTCCTTTTCCCTGGTTGTTTctactattttttcattttcttctttaagtttaCAAATGTCCATTTCTAAAATCAATATCCGCTCCTTCAGGTTGGTTACTGCCTGTCTCAGAAGTTCGTTTTCATTCACTTTGTtggtgaaattttcatttaaagaaagtAACTGGTCACTTTTGGCTTTGATTAAGAGGTCTTTCTCCTTAAGTGACTTTTGTAAGACATCTTGTTTCTCCTTTAGCTGCTTAATTTCTGAATCTGTCTGTTcgtgttcttttctttctagctCTGAGGTGGCAGCAATCGAATCAGACAATCTGTGGTTATTTTCCTGGAGCGTTTTAATTGTTGCATCTTTTTCCTGCAGTGACTTTCTTAGCTCTTCCAGCTCCTGTTTAGAAGACTCCCTCGCTGTATCGGGCTTAGCTGTTCCACGAGACTCTGCTGACTGGGAAGGAGGCGATGATCCAGACGAGAGCTGAGGCGAAATGATATCAAGTTTTCCTAAGAGAAGATCTTTGGTACTGCACAGCTGCCCTATGCTGTGCTGAACTTGTGCTAGCTCCTGCCCAAAATTTTTGAGTTTGGTTTCATTCTGCTCGTAACTTTGGATCAAGCCAGTATAGTCCACTTGTAATTTAGAATTATTATCGCTGTCGACCAAAACTTGTGCCTGAAGCTGGTGGAGTTCTTCCTGAAGCTGGGCGGACTCGTGCTGCATATTCTGGACCGTGGTCATCACCTGCTGCTTCCACTCTTCCATCTTCTTTACTTGTTGTTTCAATTTGTCGCGTTCCTGTAGAAGCTCCTCGAACTGATTGCTGTTGACACTTCCAACCTCATTCCCCGTGCTGGACGTTTGTAAAACCGTCAATAAGGTCTGGCATTTCTGACTTAACGCATCTATCTCAATGTCTTTTTCTCGAATGATGCGTGATAAATTCTGAACAGTTTCTCTAAACATGTCTTGGCCACCACCTTCAGATCTGGTggacaattttttattttcatcttgcaGCTTCACGAGAGCTGCCTCTTTGGCAGCAACGATATCCATCATTTTGTGGTATTCCGTTTTCAGGTGGCTATTTTCCCTGGTCTTCTCATTCAAAACAGCTAATACTTGTTCTCTCTCCATAGCGTAGGCCTGCAGCTGCTGCTGAAGGTAGACAACATCCTGGGTGTAGGAAGCTGAAGAAATTCTAGCGTGAAGAGCTTGTATCTCCAAGTCTTTCTGCTGGATGATCTGAGTGAGTTTGCCAACCTCATCTTTGGACAGCTGATCAATCTGCTTCGTTAAAgatatattcttttcatttagaaGTTTAATCTCTAATTCTcgttcttttattccttttactaATCTCTCAGTTTCGGCTTTAGATAAATCATGTTTCTCACTGCCATTTTCTATGTTAAGGCTCCGTACTTTCGTTTCTTGAAAGATCTCAGAATTCTCCGTCTGAACGCCCTGTCTTTCTTCATGCAACTGGGTTTTGATTTGTTCAACTGTTTTCTGTAAATTCTTAATCTCCTCATCTTTCTCTAAGAAGAGTCGGGTGTGTGTGACATTCATTTGCTCATGCTGGCACTTAAACTCAtccatttccttcttctgctcctcCAAAGACTGAAGCAGCTGCATTTTACTCTGGTTTTGATCTTCAATAATCTTTTGATgatgttttatttcctcctcGAGATTCCCCTTTATAATATTCAGTTGCAACACCTCAGATTCTAGCTCTGTAACACTATCAAGGGATTTAGGCTCCACCACAGGCGCAGTTCGACTTTGCTGTTCCCGGAGCCGTTCCAGTTCTTCTTTTAGatgattgttttcttctttcatggaCCCAAGActtctgtctttctcctccatgctttgttttaaaatttcgtTTTTTCTTAAGGCCtcagtatatttatttaattcctcCTGAAGCTCTGAACTTCTTTCTTTAAGTTTTTCGATAAAAATTTCCTTCTCGCTTATAAGTTGTGTCAAGTGCTTCTGTTCTTCTAAACTAGAGGACAAAATTTCCTTGGTTTCTTTACGACGAGTATCCACCTGTTCAATGTTCTTTTTGAGTTCTGCTATTTCAAAGTCTTTCTCTTGACTGAGTTTCGTTAAACGCTGCTGTTCCAGTCGTAAAGCAGAGGTACTCAAGTCATGTGCCTTCGATAGTTCTTTAATCGTCTGCTCATACTTACCGGCTTCTTCTAATAGCCTCAGTTCTGCCTGACTCAATTCTGCTTCTAACTCTCCTTTTTCCGTTTTTAGAGCCTCCACAATAGCATTTCTTTCCAGAGAAATCTGATTCCTACCAGCAATGGATTCTTCCAACTGATGTCTTACATCCTCACATGCTAAAaccaatttttcattttccattttgagATCAAAAGCAACTTTGTTTAAATTGTCATTGAGCTGTTCTATTTCTGAAAGATTTTGCTTTAAGTTTCTGACTTCGGCTTCCCTTTCTTTAAGTAAGTCATCCTTAAAATCACTGCCAGAGTCTCGATTTAGAGACTGAGTTAATTCATCCCTGACTCTAGAAagctcttcctcattttttttaatatgttcctTAAGTCCAAAGTTCTCCTTCTGCatgtttaaattacttttttgtgatttatttagcTGATCTACTAAATCTTCTACTTTCTCCTCAAGCTTCTGCTTGGCTAAATGCAAATCATTCAGGACGAGTTCACTTTGAACTAACTTTTCTTTCTGCACATCTAGCTCTTTAGTCATGTTCATTTTATCATCCTCAAGTTGATGGACTCTCCTGTTTTCATCATTTAGATCTTCTCTCAGTTTACTAATGATGCTGTCTCcctcattttgttgttttgatagCTGATCTTTCATCAGAATCatgtgctaaaagaaaaataatttgcatggTAACTTTAAGACATTCTCTCATTTTAGTACCTAAcgaaaattttgtaaaatgtgataaataataGAAGAATAATCCTCAGATACTTCTAATCCTTCTTAAaacaacacttttttaaaaatcccaacatttaggagtgcctggatggcgcagtcggttatcatccaactcttggtttcggctcaagtcatgatctcagagtcacgggattgagccccacatccggctccgtGCTTGGTGCAGAGTCAGCCTGagactcttcctccctctgccccttgccctggtCTGCGTGCACActacctctctctctaaaataaataaataaatcttaaaaaaaaaaaaaagtcccaataCTTAATCCCAACAAAATTACTAACATCTTAAAGCAAATCTACTTCATTATTTCAGAGATTAGAACTTAAAACCAGAGAAGGTAAACGACATATATTGTTCGTTTTCTACTCTTCAACACTGGAGCAGGAGTCATACAGCCTATGAGCCAAATCAGGCCTGCCACCAATTTTTGTAGATCAAGTCTTaatggaacacagccacactcattgtTTACATATCTCAAGAACAGAGGTGAGTACAACTGAGACCACTGTAAGGCCTGtagagccaaaaatatttactatctaaccctttacagaaaaaatttgccAACCTTTATGATTAGGTTATTAATGAAGCAAAATATTGATTAAATCACACATTTAAACCACACCCATCACTTTCACTTGTTACTCCAGTGTTCAGTGTAGTGAGAAGAACATGTGCCACTCGGGTTTTCACATCGTGTTACCTTTGTAGCTTCTTGGTTCTGTCTGTCCAGTTCCTCTAACTCAGCTACCAGTATTTCCTTCTCAGTGAGACTCTGACTGAGTTCCTGTTCCTTTGCCTCTAAAGTCAATCTTAAGTCATGTAACGTTGAATTCAAATCCATGTCTCTCGCAGCTGTACTTTTAATTGCTTCATATTCACCGTTCAATTTTAAAAGTGATAGCTGAAGCTCttccttaaataataaaaaggggaaaaaaacaacatataTTGTCAATTGGAAGAAGAcactaaaagattaaaaatatattctcagatGCCTGTGGCGGAAACTTTCATAGCAATACATAAAATTCAGCAAATCACAGCCTTCACTCATGTGCGATTTTATGTGTAGCttcaagaaaaacatttctgtaacACCAGACAAGATGGAGTGACTGTCAAAGTTCATCCAGCTCCCGCTTCTTTATACAAAAACTTTCCCATCTGGGAGCCTTCCTGATCCCACTCCCACTGCTGCTTCCCTTCTGTCTGCTCCTTTGCTCGCCCCCAAAACTCCTCAAAATGTCCCGAGTCTCCCGGCTCTGTGTATTTCCATTCCCTAACGTCCAGTCACCAACAGCCATAAACTAAATAAACACCTATAAAAATCAACATTCATTCGTTctctaattagaaaataaaaggctCCCTTTCCCTCATTAAAGGAATTTCCCTTATCAGTGGCTCCTGTCAGCGCATGAAACTTTTCTTTGACCCAAGAAAGTAGATTCCGTCCTTCGCCATCCACCCTGAGCAGAGACTAGGTTCCCCTCTCTCAACTCTTAACAGTCCtaaagatctatctatctatctatctacgatttttaaactatattttatattctgttctaCTGGTATTTAATGCTTTCCCTCCAAACTCCAGAAGTGGGACAGTTCTCTATGCTCTGACACTGTTTCAATCTCTGATTGTGATATCTGTGATATAACAAGAGTTTAAAGCCTTCTTTCGCTGATAGAAAAAATCAAAGTCTTACGGAATCTACTTTAAAGCAAATAAGAATCTTAAATTTCTACAAATAAAGAGACTATACATACCTTACAAAGAACAGTGAAAACTAGAACATCTGCCTCACGATTCTCATTTTAATTCCAATTCAAAAGTTTATTCTGAACTACAGTTGATGGAAACAGCATTCTCTTATGCCTTTCTAAAGTTATATGTgtaaggggaggtgggtgggtggatggggtaacagggtgatgggcattaaggagggcacatgatgtgatagGCAttcggtgttatatgcaactgatgaattactaaactctacatctgaaactaatgacatactatatgttggctatttgaatttaaatacaaaaaaaaatagaggcgcctgggtggctcagttggttaagcatctgcctttggctcaggtcatgatcccagggtcctgctcagcggaagcctgcttctccctcacctctccattcatgctctctctctcgctatctctgtctctctctctccaataaataaataaataaaaatctttaaaaaaataaaataaagtaaattaaaaaaataaagttgtatgtTCAATCAGGAGaaccacaaatttttttttcaggtagatGTTAAGAACATACACAGCCTTGCAGGAACGTCTCACATTCTTAAGCAGTGAGCAGACTCATATCACAGAAAATTGAAGGGAAAGTTATCAAGTTTCACTTAACATCAAAAGAAAGGAGCAACAGCTATCAGGAGTGGCTGCAGAATGCATGGGAAGGTTACAGATCTTATCAAGTATGTGCAGAGATCTGCAAACTATGAAGTATACCTAGGCCAGTTAGAGAAAGGAGTAACTGAAAGAGCAGAATGCAAAGGGAGCAGAAGAGAgctgagaaaatatatataatatagaaattaaaagagCAGGAGACACTGGCTTTTAATAGACAGAAAGGGTGGGGGCAAGGATCCCACAACGCATACGACAGTGCACAAAACTTAAGAATTTTCCACGCTGATAGCATccctttgagaaacactgcataTATGCTAATGTGGAAGAATGCTGAAAATATGTTAAGGTATATATGAATAGTATAGTATGCTaacagttgtatttttttaaagctctttataTAATCATACATACATAAGTGTAGTCTGGAAGGATGGACATACAAGAAACTGGTAGGAGAGACTGCctttatgggtgcctgggtggcatctgccttcagctcaggtcactatctcagggtcctgggatggaggcctacatcacactccctgctcagcagggattctgcttgtctctctccttctgcccctccccctacttctgttttctctttctctctctctcttctttcaaataaaaaaaaaaaaaaaaaaagactgtctttggAAAAGAGGCCAACCAAAAGAGGTGCAAAGGTATTCCATTTGTACCATCTAAAGGTTTCCATATGCAACACTGAATTTGTACACCAgtgaatatgtattaatttttaaaaactaagactTTCAAATGAGTTAAGACACTGGCCTATAACTTAATTAATAAAAGCTTACAACTATCTTGTATTTAAGTACCTGTCTTAGCCAAGGAATTATCCCTAAGTAGTACAGACATAAAAATACCTCTCCCCATACCCAACACTGCATTACAGAACCTTATTCCAACCCTGCTACTAATATACACAAAGACACTATCTCTACCACTGAGAATGCATCCCTCTTCACCCCTCACCACGAAGAAGTTCCTGTCCACAACACCAGATGTGTTCCGGCATATATAAGCAGTTAACAGTTTCTGTAGGACGCCACTGCAGCCACTCCAGACTCTAGAACCACCTGTGCATGTTGCTGCTGTCAGGACTTCATTGGAAACCCAAACAGAGTCTTCACCTATCTTTTCTGCCCGTATCTGTATGCCTACTGGCTTATCTGTAAATGTGAATTCTGGCCAGCCTCTCATACTCTGAACTTTGCCCAAATACTTCATCCTGGTCTGACAAGCATCAATGACAACAGTTTTATCCTCAGGACTCTCAAGACCTAAACATTCCATTTTGTTATAAACTGGCCCTTAGCTGTGACCTATCATACACACAACATTTTAATTCTGCCCCCATTTTTACCATACCCACCTTTTCTTGACTCAATAAggacttctgtttttctaaagTTTCAACATGCATTTTAAGTTTCAAATTGTCTTCAGCAAGATTGTTATCCTACAAAATGTTAAAACAGTGTGTTTTCAGATAAATTTCAAGTTTACAAAAAAGTAGGCAAGCTGTACTATTGTGCATTTGTACTCAGCATTTCTCTAGtgatacataaaaattatagGCATGCAACACTGGACCATCAagagccattcattcattttataaggaattttttagattgtatttcaagaaatatataaatacatttataaaacagCCTGTAATAATTAGTAATAGAAGCAACTCTCTGAATTCCTTAAGGGAAATCAAAATGCATTCCTCACTGTGGTAGAAAATCTGCTTTAATGTCTGTCAAATTAAT belongs to Ailuropoda melanoleuca isolate Jingjing chromosome 14, ASM200744v2, whole genome shotgun sequence and includes:
- the TRIP11 gene encoding thyroid receptor-interacting protein 11 isoform X2 yields the protein MSSWLGGLGSGLGQSLGQVGGSLASLTDQISNFTKDMLMEGTEEVEELPNSRRKEIEAIHTILRSENERLKKLCTDLEEKHEASELQIKQQSTSYRNQLQQKEVEISHLKARQMALQDQLLKLQAAAQATPSGAGGVPAAPVPSPFGYRVSHHASAFHDDDMDFGDIISSQQEINRLSNEVSRLESEVGHWRHIAQTSKAQGSNSSDQSEICKLQSIIKELKQTRSQEIDDHQHEMSVLQNAHQQKLTEISRRHREELSDYEERIEELENLLQQGGSGIVVTDHSKIHEMQKTIQDLQNEKVACVKQIEELEDKIKDINKKLSSAENDRDILRKEQERLNVENRQITEECESLKLECSKLQPDAVKQSDPVTEKERILPQSTLVEEEVLRLQQALSDAENEIMRLNNLNQDNNLAEDNLKLKMHVETLEKQKSLLSQEKEELQLSLLKLNGEYEAIKSTAARDMDLNSTLHDLRLTLEAKEQELSQSLTEKEILVAELEELDRQNQEATKHMILMKDQLSKQQNEGDSIISKLREDLNDENRRVHQLEDDKMNMTKELDVQKEKLVQSELVLNDLHLAKQKLEEKVEDLVDQLNKSQKSNLNMQKENFGLKEHIKKNEEELSRVRDELTQSLNRDSGSDFKDDLLKEREAEVRNLKQNLSEIEQLNDNLNKVAFDLKMENEKLVLACEDVRHQLEESIAGRNQISLERNAIVEALKTEKGELEAELSQAELRLLEEAGKYEQTIKELSKAHDLSTSALRLEQQRLTKLSQEKDFEIAELKKNIEQVDTRRKETKEILSSSLEEQKHLTQLISEKEIFIEKLKERSSELQEELNKYTEALRKNEILKQSMEEKDRSLGSMKEENNHLKEELERLREQQSRTAPVVEPKSLDSVTELESEVLQLNIIKGNLEEEIKHHQKIIEDQNQSKMQLLQSLEEQKKEMDEFKCQHEQMNVTHTRLFLEKDEEIKNLQKTVEQIKTQLHEERQGVQTENSEIFQETKVRSLNIENGSEKHDLSKAETERLVKGIKERELEIKLLNEKNISLTKQIDQLSKDEVGKLTQIIQQKDLEIQALHARISSASYTQDVVYLQQQLQAYAMEREQVLAVLNEKTRENSHLKTEYHKMMDIVAAKEAALVKLQDENKKLSTRSEGGGQDMFRETVQNLSRIIREKDIEIDALSQKCQTLLTVLQTSSTGNEVGSVNSNQFEELLQERDKLKQQVKKMEEWKQQVMTTVQNMQHESAQLQEELHQLQAQVLVDSDNNSKLQVDYTGLIQSYEQNETKLKNFGQELAQVQHSIGQLCSTKDLLLGKLDIISPQLSSGSSPPSQSAESRGTAKPDTARESSKQELEELRKSLQEKDATIKTLQENNHRLSDSIAATSELERKEHEQTDSEIKQLKEKQDVLQKSLKEKDLLIKAKSDQLLSLNENFTNKVNENELLRQAVTNLKERILILEMDICKLKEENEKIVETTREKETEYQALQETNTKFSMMLREKEFECHSMKEKALAFEQLLKEKEQGKTGELNQLLNAVKSMQEKTVKFQQERDQVMLALKQKQMENSALQNEVQHLRDKELRLNQELERLRNHLLESEDSYTREALAAEDREAKLRKKVTVLEEKLVSSSNAMENASHQANLQVESLQEQLNVVSKQRDETALQLSVSREQVKQYALSLSNLQMVLEHFQQEEKAMYSAELEKHKQLVAEWKKKAENLEGKLMSLQERFDEANAALDSASRLTEQLDLKEEQIEELKKQNELRQEMLDDVQKKLMNLVNSTEGKVDKVLMRNLFIGHFHTPKHQRHEVLRLMGSILGIKREEMEQLLHEDQGGVTRWMTGWLGGGSKSVPNTPLRPNQQSVLNSSFSELFVKFLETESHPSLPPPKLSVHDMKPLDSPGRRKVVTNVPESFKDTTESRTGRRADVNPFLAPRSAAVPLINPAGLGPGGPGHLLLKPISDVLPTFTPLPVSPDNSAGVVLKDLLKQ
- the TRIP11 gene encoding thyroid receptor-interacting protein 11 isoform X1, whose protein sequence is MSSWLGGLGSGLGQSLGQVGGSLASLTDQISNFTKDMLMEGTEEVEAELPNSRRKEIEAIHTILRSENERLKKLCTDLEEKHEASELQIKQQSTSYRNQLQQKEVEISHLKARQMALQDQLLKLQAAAQATPSGAGGVPAAPVPSPFGYRVSHHASAFHDDDMDFGDIISSQQEINRLSNEVSRLESEVGHWRHIAQTSKAQGSNSSDQSEICKLQSIIKELKQTRSQEIDDHQHEMSVLQNAHQQKLTEISRRHREELSDYEERIEELENLLQQGGSGIVVTDHSKIHEMQKTIQDLQNEKVACVKQIEELEDKIKDINKKLSSAENDRDILRKEQERLNVENRQITEECESLKLECSKLQPDAVKQSDPVTEKERILPQSTLVEEEVLRLQQALSDAENEIMRLNNLNQDNNLAEDNLKLKMHVETLEKQKSLLSQEKEELQLSLLKLNGEYEAIKSTAARDMDLNSTLHDLRLTLEAKEQELSQSLTEKEILVAELEELDRQNQEATKHMILMKDQLSKQQNEGDSIISKLREDLNDENRRVHQLEDDKMNMTKELDVQKEKLVQSELVLNDLHLAKQKLEEKVEDLVDQLNKSQKSNLNMQKENFGLKEHIKKNEEELSRVRDELTQSLNRDSGSDFKDDLLKEREAEVRNLKQNLSEIEQLNDNLNKVAFDLKMENEKLVLACEDVRHQLEESIAGRNQISLERNAIVEALKTEKGELEAELSQAELRLLEEAGKYEQTIKELSKAHDLSTSALRLEQQRLTKLSQEKDFEIAELKKNIEQVDTRRKETKEILSSSLEEQKHLTQLISEKEIFIEKLKERSSELQEELNKYTEALRKNEILKQSMEEKDRSLGSMKEENNHLKEELERLREQQSRTAPVVEPKSLDSVTELESEVLQLNIIKGNLEEEIKHHQKIIEDQNQSKMQLLQSLEEQKKEMDEFKCQHEQMNVTHTRLFLEKDEEIKNLQKTVEQIKTQLHEERQGVQTENSEIFQETKVRSLNIENGSEKHDLSKAETERLVKGIKERELEIKLLNEKNISLTKQIDQLSKDEVGKLTQIIQQKDLEIQALHARISSASYTQDVVYLQQQLQAYAMEREQVLAVLNEKTRENSHLKTEYHKMMDIVAAKEAALVKLQDENKKLSTRSEGGGQDMFRETVQNLSRIIREKDIEIDALSQKCQTLLTVLQTSSTGNEVGSVNSNQFEELLQERDKLKQQVKKMEEWKQQVMTTVQNMQHESAQLQEELHQLQAQVLVDSDNNSKLQVDYTGLIQSYEQNETKLKNFGQELAQVQHSIGQLCSTKDLLLGKLDIISPQLSSGSSPPSQSAESRGTAKPDTARESSKQELEELRKSLQEKDATIKTLQENNHRLSDSIAATSELERKEHEQTDSEIKQLKEKQDVLQKSLKEKDLLIKAKSDQLLSLNENFTNKVNENELLRQAVTNLKERILILEMDICKLKEENEKIVETTREKETEYQALQETNTKFSMMLREKEFECHSMKEKALAFEQLLKEKEQGKTGELNQLLNAVKSMQEKTVKFQQERDQVMLALKQKQMENSALQNEVQHLRDKELRLNQELERLRNHLLESEDSYTREALAAEDREAKLRKKVTVLEEKLVSSSNAMENASHQANLQVESLQEQLNVVSKQRDETALQLSVSREQVKQYALSLSNLQMVLEHFQQEEKAMYSAELEKHKQLVAEWKKKAENLEGKLMSLQERFDEANAALDSASRLTEQLDLKEEQIEELKKQNELRQEMLDDVQKKLMNLVNSTEGKVDKVLMRNLFIGHFHTPKHQRHEVLRLMGSILGIKREEMEQLLHEDQGGVTRWMTGWLGGGSKSVPNTPLRPNQQSVLNSSFSELFVKFLETESHPSLPPPKLSVHDMKPLDSPGRRKVVTNVPESFKDTTESRTGRRADVNPFLAPRSAAVPLINPAGLGPGGPGHLLLKPISDVLPTFTPLPVSPDNSAGVVLKDLLKQ